Below is a genomic region from Mycolicibacter hiberniae.
ACGATCTGCTGAGGTGCGGTGTCGGTGGTCAGGTCGACGGCCAGGGTGGCGATCCGGTCGGGATCGGCGCCCGCGGCACCCAGTGTCTCCGCCAAGCCGGCCAGGCGCCCCGCATCGCGGCCGGTTGCCAGCACCGCCATCCCGGACTCGGCAAGCCTGGTCGCACAGCCGAATCCGATTCCGCTGCTGGCCCCGGTCACGATCGCCACCTGCATGATCTATTCACCTACCTCTGCCTGGGTCAGCTTCGCCCGGATCTGCTGCTTGAGAACCTTGCCGGCGTCGTTCTTGGGCAGCGCATCCCAGAACGCCACCTGCTCGGGGGCTTTGAACGGCGCAACCCCGCGCTGAGCCAGCATGGCGCGCAACTCGGCCACGCCGGGAGGGGTCGGTCCGGCCGGCACGATCACCGCGCAGGCGCGCTCACCGGTACGCGGGTCGGGGATTCCGACCACAGCGACTTCGCCGATCTGCGGGTGCCCGGCGAGAATGTCCTCCACCTCGCGCGCGGAGATGTTCTCCCCATTGCGGATGATCACGTCCTTGAGTCGGCCGGTGACGAGCAGGTAATCCTCATCGACCCACCGGCCGAGATCGCCGGTGGCGAAATAGCCCTGCGCGTCGAAGCAGTCACGTTCGTCCTCGGGGTGCTGGTAGCCCACCAGCATCTGCGGGCCGCGAACACAGATCTCGCCCTCGCCCGGCGGTGCATCGGGGCGGGGGACCAGCTTGATATCGGCTATCCCGGCCCGGCCGTCGGTTTCCGCGGCGTGGGAAAGATCGTGGGGCCCCAGCGATCCAACGGTGGCGACCGGTACCTCGCTGGATCCGTAGACCCGGGTGACGGTCGCGGTGTGAAAGTACTCGGCCGCCTCGCGGATCAGTGCTGCCGGAACCGACGCACCGCCGCAGACGAACAGCTTGAGGTCGGGAAGTCGGGTACCGGAGTCGCGGGCGGCGGCGAGCAGTTGGCGCAGAAACGGCGTCGCCCCGGCCACATGGGTGCAGCGTTCGGCGAGCATGAGTCCCACCGCCGCCTCCGGGTTCCAGATGTCCATCAGCACGGCGGTGCAGCCGAGCAGCAGCGGGGCCTCGAACGCATAGATCGAGCCACCGATGTGGGCGATGGGCGACGGCACCAGAAAGGTGGCCCCGCTCTGCATCCTCCAGTGCCGACCCAGCTGGTGCATCAGGGCGTTGATCGAATTATGGCTGTGCAGGACGCCTTTCGGGCGGCCGGTGGTGCCCGAGGTGTAGAGCAGAAGTCGTGTCGCGTCGGGATCCAGGGTCGGCAGCGTGACGGGATGCCGGGGGGTGTTCAACAGGCTGGGATAGGCGGTGTGGTCGGAGGAAGAGCCGCGCACCAGCACCACTTCGGGTGGCTCGGAAAGTGCGGCGGTCACCCGGGTCAGCATCGCGGGGTAGTCGTGGCCGCGGAACTGCGCTGGCGCGAAGAGCATACGAGCGCCCGAGTCGGCGAGAATAAACCGCAGCTCCGCGTCGCGCAGCGACGGCAGGATCGGATTGACGACCATCCCGGCCATCGTGGCGGCCAGATACACCACGGCCGCCTCGTGCCAGTTCGGCAGCATGAACGACACGACACTGCCCCCGGGCATCCGCGCCCGCATCGCCGCGGCCAACGCCGTCGCCCGGCTGTGCAGCTGCTCGCAGTTCAGCCTGGTGGCGCCGTCGACCAGCAGAACCCGCTGCGGGGTCTGCTGCGCGGCGGTCTGCAGACTGTCGGCCAGGGTGGTCGAGACCCACAGGCCCGCAGCGTATGCGGCGGCGGCCCGGTCGGCGGTGATGTGCGCGGTCACGGGCCGCTCGGCTCGGTCACCCGGTGCAGCGTCATCGAGTACCGGTAGTCGTCGCCGGCATGGGTGTTCACCGTCACCTGCGCGATCTCGCCCTCGGAGGTGGTGTAGCGACGCTGCATCTGCAGCCCGGCGGTACCGGGTGCGGCGGCCAGCGCCGTCGCGAGCTCGGGGCTGATGATCACCGCGCGGATGTGTTGGCGTACTTCGACGACGCTGACCCCGAACACATCTTCGATCAGGGGGAAGATCGGCCCGGAATGCCGCTGCAGCAGTCGGCCGACTCCGGCGAAGGTCCGGTTGATGTAGTACTCGGTGCGGCAGATCGGTGCGGCATGCCCCGCGGTACGGCGGTTGCCGCGCACGGCCAGCCACTCGGTGCCCGCGGGCAGACCGGTGCGCGCGGCGGTCTCGGCATCCAGGGTGAGCATCGCATTGGAGTCGATCTCGAATTCCGCACCGGCGGCGAAGGCCACCAGGTCGTCGATCGACACCACGTCTTGGGCATAGCGGTTGGTGGCGGCGCGGGGGATGACCACCGTGCCCGCGCGCGGACGGGAGATCACGAGGTTGTCCTCCCGCAGCCGGCGCAGCGCTTCACGGACGGTGTAGCGGCTGACGGAGAACCGTTCGCACAGCTCGTGTTCGGTGGGAAGTTGCGAGCCGATCGGATAGACCCCGTCGGCGATCTCCTTGCGCAACACCCGCGCGACGCGCAGGTAGCGGTGGTCGGTCACGGACCGACCGGTTGCAGGGCCAGCACGCTGCCGTCGCCGTCGGCCGAGACGAACAGGGTGCCGTCGGCTGTCCGGGTGATGCCGGCGAATGGGCCCTGCGGGCCGGAGAACGGCGGCATGCCATTGAGCGGCTTGGGCGCCACGCCCGGTGGTGGGCCGACCGGCAGCCCGTCGGCGAGCGCCTGCCGCGCCCCGGTGTCGAGATCGACGGCCAGTACCTGGCGGGTTCCGGCGTCGACGACGTAGAGGGTGCGGCCGGCCAGCGCGATGCCTTGCGGTCGAACGAGTCCGTCGACCACCGTGTGGACCGCTGACCCGCTGACCCGCACCACCCGACCCGCGCCGGATTCGGCCACCAGGCAGGTTCCGTCATCGGCGATCTCCACCCCGACCGGCCCGGACAATCCCTGCGCCACCACCTCGACCGCGCCGGAGCGCACGCCCAGCACCCGGCCGGTGCCGAACTCGGTGATCACCACGCCGCGGGGATCCGCCGCCACGCCGTAGAGCTGGTCGAGACCGTCGACCAGCACCTCGCTGGATGACTGCGCCGGCCGGTAGCGACTGACCTGCCCGCCGGAGGTGGTGACCACGAACTCGTCGGGGCCGATCGCCGTCACGCCGCGCACGAAGCCCGGATAGCCCGGGCTGAACAGCATGCCGAGGGTTTCCAGGCGGCCGCCTTCGCCGACGGCGTAGAAGTAGGTGCCGTCGGCCACGTAGAGCCTGCCGGTGCCGTCCACGGTGAGATCCAGCGGCCAGTTCAGTCCGCCGGGAAGCACCGTCGACACTTCTCCGCTCGAACTGATCGCACTGATCTCGCCGCTGAAGTTGGAGACGAACAGCCGGCCGTCCGCGAACGTGCAGTTGTCCAGGCCGGGGCGTAGCTGGGCCAGCACGGTGCGCTCACCGGTGCGCGGATCGATGCGCAAGACCTGCCCACTGGCGGCCTGGGTGGACACGATGAAACCGTCGGCGTCGAACTTCACCGAGTCCGGCACGCCCAGCTCTGCGGCGACCCGTTGCGGGGCGGCGTCGGCGGCGAAGGGGTCGATCCGCCAGATCTCGTTGGCGGTCATCACCGGGAAGTACAGCAGCCCGTCGGGCCCGACCTCCATGGCGTTGGGTGACGGCAGGTTCTCGGCGATGATGCGGGCGGCGCCGGTGGCCCGGTCGAGTTCCATCAGCCGGCCGCCGTCACGGCACTCGCCGACGAACAACCGGTCGTGATGCACCGTGATGCCGTTGGCGCAGGGCAGGTCGTCGCGCAGTGTGCGGCTTCGCCCCGCGGCGTCGAGCGCACTGACCCGGGCGTCCATCACCTCGGTGGCGTACAGCGTGCCGTAGGAGTCGAACGCGACATCGTCGGGCGCGACAAGGTCTCCGCCGCGTGCGCTCACGACCCCCAACTCGCCGGTGGACACGTTCAGGGCGCTGACCTGGCTGCCGGTCACCTGCGCGACATAGACCCGCCCGTCGGGGCCGGTCCGCAGCCCGTTGGCGCCGAACAGCCGACTCGGTTCGGTGACCCGCTGCAGCTGCCAGCCCGGAGCGACCGAGGGGGCCCCGGCCGCCTCGCGAGCCAGTGGCACGACATCCGTCATGACACCGGACGCTATCAAGCCCCGTTAGTCCAGACAATAGTCGGCGATGGCGGCCCGATGCGGCCTTGACGCACGAATAACCGCTGCGGAATAGTGTTCTGAAATACGCAGAACGGAGTATTTTGTCCGAACAAATCACGTCTGGTGGTAGCGGGGAAGCCCCGGCGCGCGGGCCGCTGAGCGGGGTGCGTGTAGTCGATCTGACGACCATGGTGATGGGCCCGTACTGCACGCAGATCATGGCGGACATGGGCGCCGACGTCATCAAGGTCGAACCGCCCGAAGGCGACCCCACCCGCTACATCTCGGCTGGTCCCGCCCCCGACATGAGTGGGGTCTTCGTCAACGTCAACCGCGGAAAACGCAGCGTTGTGCTGGATCTGCGCAGCGCGCCCGGACAGGCCGCGATCACCGCACTGATCGGCCGGGCGGACGTGTTCATCCATTCGATGCGGGCCAAGGCCGTGGCGAAGCTGGGCCTGGGCTACGCCGAGGTCGCCGCGGTCAACCCGGGGATCGTCTACACCAACTGCTACGGCTACGGTCGCCGCGGCCCGGCTGCGGATCGCCCGGCCTACGACGACACCATTCAGGCCCAGTGCGGACTGCCTGCCGTCCAAGAGCAACTGACCGGCCGGGCCGACTACGTCGGCACCATCATGGCCGACAAGATCGCCGGGCTGACCGCCCTGTACGCCACCATGATGGCGCTGTTCCACCGGGAACGGACCGGGCAGGGCCAGGAAGTCGAAGTCGCCATGTTCGAGACCATGGCCTCCTTCATGCTCGTCGAACACGCCAACGGCGCGATGTTCGACCCGCCGCTGGGCCCGGCCGTCTACCCCCGCACGGTCGCGCCCAACCGACGCCCGTACGCCACCAGCGACGGCCAGATCTCGGCGCTGATCTACAACGACAAACACTGGAACGCCTTCATCGGCGCGGTGCGGCCGCCCTGGGCCGGCGAGCAGTACGCCACCCTGGCGCAGCGGGCCCGCCAGATCGACACCATCTACGGCCTGGTGGCGCAGACCATGAAGGAGCGCACCACCGCCCAATGGCTGGCGCTGTTCGAGGAGTTGGAGATCCCCGCCGCCCCGTTGAACTCCCCGGGGGCACTGTTCGACGATCCGCACCTCAACGCGGTGGGCCTGTTCGAGACGGTGGACACCCCCAACGGCCCGGTCCGCTTCCCCGGCGTGCCGACCTGGCTGTCGCGGACCCCCGGCCGGGTCACCGGTGCCGCACCGGAACTCGGTGCGCACACCGAGGCGGTCTTCGCCGAACTCGGCATCGGGGGGGAGTCGGCATGACCCTGGACTTCGACATGGGGCCGCGCGCCGCCGAGCTGCGGAGCCAGCTGCGTGAGCTGATCGAACGGGAGCTGCCCCCGCGGTTCCCGGGCGCATTCACCGACGACCCCGCTGACCTCGCTGCGGCGCAACGGTTCTGCCGGGCGTTGGCGGAGCAGGAGCTGCTGTGCCTGTCCTGGCCGCAGGAGTTCGGCGGGGCGGGCGCCTCGGTGTGGGAGCAGACCGTGGTGCGTGAGGAGATGTGGGCGCACCACGAGCCGCGCGGCGCGCAGTACATGGGGGTGAACTGGGTCGGCCCGATCCTCATGCGGCATGGCACCCCCGAACAACAGCACCGGCACCTGCCGCCGATCGCGGCCGGTGAGGTGATCTGGTGCCAGGGGTTCTCCGAGCCCGAAGCCGGTTCCGATCTGGCTTCGCTGCGCACGTACGCCCGCCGCGACGGTGACGGCTGGCTGATCAACGGCCAGAAGATCTGGACCTCGTACGCGACCATGGCGCAGTGGTGTTTCCTGCTGGTGCGCACCACCCGCGTCGGGGAAGGGTCCGTCACCAAAAAGCAGCAGGGCCTGACCGTGTTCCTGGTCCCGATGGACGACCCCGCCATCACCGTGCGCCCGCTGGGCACCATGATGGGCCCGCACCACCTCAACGAGGTCTTCTTCGATGACCTGCGCGTCACCGATGCCGACGTCCTCGGTGAGGTCGACGCGGGCTGGTCCATCGTGGCCGACGTGATGGCGTTCGAACGGGTCGGAATCGCCCGCTACGCGCGCTGCGAACGCCTGCTGGCCGCGGCGCCGCACGCGCTCGGGCAGCGTTGGGATGCCCTGCCGGCAGAGCTGATCGCCCGGTGGGTGCGGATGTTCACGCACTGCCGACGTGCCCGGCTGATGGCGTATCGGGTGGTGTCCCTGCAAGCCGGTGGCCGGGTTGCTCCCGGCGATGCGGCCGCCTACCGGATCGCCGTCACCCGGCTGGACCACGAGAGCGCGGAGGTGCTGATGGAGATCACCGCCGAAGCGCCCGCCACTCCGCTGGCCCAATGGTTTCGCCAAGAGGTCGAAGACCACTGGCGCTACTCGCAGGCCGCCACGGTGTCCTCGGGAAGCATTGAGATGCAGCGCATCCTGCTCTCACGTGCCCTGCTGGCGGCGCCGCGATGAACCTCGAGCTGGGCAGCGAAGCGCAAGAGTACGGGCGGGCGGCGCGCCGCGCCTTCGAAGCCGCCGGCGGCGACGAGCTGGTGCTGCGTGCCGACGCCGACCCGGGACTGCGGGAGCACCTGGTGGGGCCGGTCCTGCGGGAGTTGGGCGCCTTGGAACTCCACCCCCGCGCCGATGCCGCCGAACTGGAGGCGGCCGCCGCCCTGTGCCGCAGCGCCGGGTACTGGGCGCTGCCCTACCCGGTGGCCGAATGTCTTTCCGCGCCGGCTGATCTCGACGTCGACGGATTGATCGTGGTGGCCGAGCACGCCCCTGCCGGGGCGGTTGCCGGACTGACCAAGCGCTGGGCGACCGTCACCCTGGCCGGCGTGCGCAGCACCGTGGTGGCACAGTCGCCGCCCCGGCCGGCCCTGGTGGCGGAGCTGACGCTGGCCGACCTCGACAGCGCCGGCGCCGGCGACATCGCCCTGGCACTGGCCCTGCCCTGCTGGACGCTGCTGGGGATGCTGGACCGGGCCATGGATCTGACCGTCTCGCATGTACGGCTGCGGGAACAGTTCGGTCAGGCACTGTCGACGTTCCAGGGCGTGCAGTTCCAACTCACCGACGCCGAGGTGGAGCGCGCCGGGCTGGACATGCTGGCCAAATACGCGCTGTGGAGTATCGCGACCGGGCGCCCTGAAGCCGTCGATGACGCACTGGCGCTGCGATCGGTGGCGCTGGAGGCCGCCGAGGTGGTGTTCCGCGTCTGCCACCAGCTGCACGGCGCAGTGGGGTTCTGCGACGAGACCGCGCTGTCGTGGCTGTCGCGCTACAGCCAGCCCCTGCGGCGCCTGCCCTGGGGACTCACGGCCACCCGCGACCGGCTGGTCCGCCGCGCCCCGCGTACCGGGCTGACGGGAATCTACGCATGAGATACCAGCTGCCGCAGGAGATCACCGTCAGCGGTGACGGGCCGGTCCGCACCGTCACGATCAACCGGCCAGACGAGCTGAACAGTGTCAACGCCGACCTGTACTGGGGCTTGGCCAACGTCTGGCGCCAACTGGCCGCCGACAAGACGATCCGCGTCGTGGTGCTGACCGGAGCCGGGCGCGCATTCTCCGCCGGCGGTGACCTCAACTGGATCACCACGTTCCTCGACGACGAATCCGCCCGCGACGAGAGCATCCGCGAAGGGGCGCAGATCATCGAAGAGATGCTGCGGTTCCCCCTGCCGATCATCGCCGCCGTCAACGGCCCCGCCGTCGGGTTGGGCTGCAGCGTGGCGGTGCTCTGCGACATCGTGTTGATCGCGCAGACGGCGTATCTGGCCGATCCGCACGTGGC
It encodes:
- a CDS encoding CaiB/BaiF CoA transferase family protein, translating into MSGVRVVDLTTMVMGPYCTQIMADMGADVIKVEPPEGDPTRYISAGPAPDMSGVFVNVNRGKRSVVLDLRSAPGQAAITALIGRADVFIHSMRAKAVAKLGLGYAEVAAVNPGIVYTNCYGYGRRGPAADRPAYDDTIQAQCGLPAVQEQLTGRADYVGTIMADKIAGLTALYATMMALFHRERTGQGQEVEVAMFETMASFMLVEHANGAMFDPPLGPAVYPRTVAPNRRPYATSDGQISALIYNDKHWNAFIGAVRPPWAGEQYATLAQRARQIDTIYGLVAQTMKERTTAQWLALFEELEIPAAPLNSPGALFDDPHLNAVGLFETVDTPNGPVRFPGVPTWLSRTPGRVTGAAPELGAHTEAVFAELGIGGESA
- a CDS encoding enoyl-CoA hydratase/isomerase family protein, with protein sequence MRYQLPQEITVSGDGPVRTVTINRPDELNSVNADLYWGLANVWRQLAADKTIRVVVLTGAGRAFSAGGDLNWITTFLDDESARDESIREGAQIIEEMLRFPLPIIAAVNGPAVGLGCSVAVLCDIVLIAQTAYLADPHVAVGLVAGDGGAALWPLITPILRSREYLYTGDRIDAATAVELGLASRAVAPEELLPQAHQLAARLAAQPPEALQGTKRVVNMYLSQVLAGPLQAGFAAEVATMKTAEHRQRLLAFAERAARR
- a CDS encoding acyl-CoA dehydrogenase family protein, which produces MTLDFDMGPRAAELRSQLRELIERELPPRFPGAFTDDPADLAAAQRFCRALAEQELLCLSWPQEFGGAGASVWEQTVVREEMWAHHEPRGAQYMGVNWVGPILMRHGTPEQQHRHLPPIAAGEVIWCQGFSEPEAGSDLASLRTYARRDGDGWLINGQKIWTSYATMAQWCFLLVRTTRVGEGSVTKKQQGLTVFLVPMDDPAITVRPLGTMMGPHHLNEVFFDDLRVTDADVLGEVDAGWSIVADVMAFERVGIARYARCERLLAAAPHALGQRWDALPAELIARWVRMFTHCRRARLMAYRVVSLQAGGRVAPGDAAAYRIAVTRLDHESAEVLMEITAEAPATPLAQWFRQEVEDHWRYSQAATVSSGSIEMQRILLSRALLAAPR
- a CDS encoding acyl-CoA dehydrogenase family protein; translation: MNLELGSEAQEYGRAARRAFEAAGGDELVLRADADPGLREHLVGPVLRELGALELHPRADAAELEAAAALCRSAGYWALPYPVAECLSAPADLDVDGLIVVAEHAPAGAVAGLTKRWATVTLAGVRSTVVAQSPPRPALVAELTLADLDSAGAGDIALALALPCWTLLGMLDRAMDLTVSHVRLREQFGQALSTFQGVQFQLTDAEVERAGLDMLAKYALWSIATGRPEAVDDALALRSVALEAAEVVFRVCHQLHGAVGFCDETALSWLSRYSQPLRRLPWGLTATRDRLVRRAPRTGLTGIYA
- a CDS encoding GntR family transcriptional regulator encodes the protein MTDHRYLRVARVLRKEIADGVYPIGSQLPTEHELCERFSVSRYTVREALRRLREDNLVISRPRAGTVVIPRAATNRYAQDVVSIDDLVAFAAGAEFEIDSNAMLTLDAETAARTGLPAGTEWLAVRGNRRTAGHAAPICRTEYYINRTFAGVGRLLQRHSGPIFPLIEDVFGVSVVEVRQHIRAVIISPELATALAAAPGTAGLQMQRRYTTSEGEIAQVTVNTHAGDDYRYSMTLHRVTEPSGP
- a CDS encoding SMP-30/gluconolactonase/LRE family protein, coding for MTDVVPLAREAAGAPSVAPGWQLQRVTEPSRLFGANGLRTGPDGRVYVAQVTGSQVSALNVSTGELGVVSARGGDLVAPDDVAFDSYGTLYATEVMDARVSALDAAGRSRTLRDDLPCANGITVHHDRLFVGECRDGGRLMELDRATGAARIIAENLPSPNAMEVGPDGLLYFPVMTANEIWRIDPFAADAAPQRVAAELGVPDSVKFDADGFIVSTQAASGQVLRIDPRTGERTVLAQLRPGLDNCTFADGRLFVSNFSGEISAISSSGEVSTVLPGGLNWPLDLTVDGTGRLYVADGTYFYAVGEGGRLETLGMLFSPGYPGFVRGVTAIGPDEFVVTTSGGQVSRYRPAQSSSEVLVDGLDQLYGVAADPRGVVITEFGTGRVLGVRSGAVEVVAQGLSGPVGVEIADDGTCLVAESGAGRVVRVSGSAVHTVVDGLVRPQGIALAGRTLYVVDAGTRQVLAVDLDTGARQALADGLPVGPPPGVAPKPLNGMPPFSGPQGPFAGITRTADGTLFVSADGDGSVLALQPVGP
- a CDS encoding AMP-binding protein, coding for MTAHITADRAAAAYAAGLWVSTTLADSLQTAAQQTPQRVLLVDGATRLNCEQLHSRATALAAAMRARMPGGSVVSFMLPNWHEAAVVYLAATMAGMVVNPILPSLRDAELRFILADSGARMLFAPAQFRGHDYPAMLTRVTAALSEPPEVVLVRGSSSDHTAYPSLLNTPRHPVTLPTLDPDATRLLLYTSGTTGRPKGVLHSHNSINALMHQLGRHWRMQSGATFLVPSPIAHIGGSIYAFEAPLLLGCTAVLMDIWNPEAAVGLMLAERCTHVAGATPFLRQLLAAARDSGTRLPDLKLFVCGGASVPAALIREAAEYFHTATVTRVYGSSEVPVATVGSLGPHDLSHAAETDGRAGIADIKLVPRPDAPPGEGEICVRGPQMLVGYQHPEDERDCFDAQGYFATGDLGRWVDEDYLLVTGRLKDVIIRNGENISAREVEDILAGHPQIGEVAVVGIPDPRTGERACAVIVPAGPTPPGVAELRAMLAQRGVAPFKAPEQVAFWDALPKNDAGKVLKQQIRAKLTQAEVGE